The Paenibacillus swuensis genome contains the following window.
AAAAGCAAGGACGATCTGCAAAACGTGATCCAATTGCTTCGCAAAGCGGATCTGCCTTTAGATTTACAATTCACCAACCTCAAATAATAATGTTTGCTGGGGGGCGGGAGGACTTCGGACCCTTTTTGACACCCCGCTTTCAGGTGTATTATACTTGTTAGGATAGGTACGTAATATTGGGGGACACAAGCATGACAGAAAAGGTGAAGGTTGTAACGCTGGGTTGTGAGAAGAACCTCGTTGATTCCGAAATCATGTCGGGGCTGATCCACGAACGCGGGTACATACTTGTTGACGATAAAGAAGAAGCAACGGTTATAATCGTAAACACCTGCGGATTTATAGACGCGGCTAAGGAGGAATCCGTTAACACGATTCTGGACATGGCCGAGTTGAAGGAGACCGCTAACTTAAAGGCGCTCATTGTTTCCGGCTGTCTGACTCAGCGATATAAGAAGGAGCTTATGTACGAGATGCCTGAAATTGACGGAATCGTCGGCACAGGCGACTTTGATAAGATCGGTCAGATTGTGGATGAAGCTTTGAGAGGCCGTAAACCTATTTATGTCGGCAACCCTGCATTTAACTATGACCAGGTATTGCCACGCCGCGTATCCACCCCAAGATATACAGCCTATGTGAAAATCGCGGAAGGTTGCGACAATGCATGCACATTCTGCAGCATTCCGATCATGCGCGGCAAGTTTAAGAGTCGCTCCATGGAATCTATCCTTGCAGAGGTAGAGAATCTGGCCTCGCAAGGAGTTAAAGAAATCAGCTTAATCGCTCAGGATTCAACGAATTACGGTACCGATCTGTATGATGGATTTATGTTGCCGGTATTAATGAATAAAGTAAGCGAAGTTCCGGGTGTGGAGTGGGTCCGGCTTCATTATGCTTATCCCGGATTTTTCTCGGAAGAGCTTATGGAGACCATCGCTTCGAATCCTAAAATTTGCAAATACATTGATATGCCCCTGCAACATAGCGAGGATGCTATTCTTAAGCGGATGCGCAGACCGGGCAGACAACGTGATTCCCGTGAGCTTATTCACAACATTCGGAAGAGCATTCCGGAAGTTTCCTTACGTACATCGCTGATTGTCGGATTTCCCGGTGAAACAGATGAGGAATTCAATCGGTTGGCGGATTTTGTGAAAGAGATGAAGTTTGATCGATTGGGTGTATTTACATACTCTCAAGAAGAGGATACGCCTGCTTCACGTCTCCCCAATCAGGTACCGGATGATGTGAAGGAATGGAGAGCCAATACATTAATGGAGCTTCAACGCCAGATATCCAAGGATAACAGCGGCCGGTTTATCGGCAAAGAGTTGGATGTTCTTGTGGAACGGTATGACGGACGCAATGATATCTATATCGGGCGTTCGCAATATGATGCTCCGGAGATTGACGGAGAAGTGTTTATAACCCGGTGCACTAAAGGTATAGGTGAAATTGCGCGGGTCCGCATTACGCATTCTTATGAATTTGATTTATCCGGGGAGGGAATGGCATGAACTTAGCTAACCGCATCACCCTCGTGAGAATATTCCTGGTCCCGGTCATGATGTTTTTCTTGTTGGTGAGAATTGATGTTCAGCCGCTGACGTTTCAAGACTTCAGCATTACTTATAATCAAATCATTGCGACTTTAATCTTTATTATCGCGGCCAGCACAGATGGTTTAGACGGTTACATTGCCCGTAAACGCAAGATTGTAACGAATCTGGGCAAGCTGTTAGATCCGCTTGCGGACAAGCTGCTGGTGGCTGCAGTTCTGATTTCTCTAGTGGAAATGGATAAGTTGGACGCTTGGATTGCCATCGTCATCATATCCCGCGAATTTGCTGTGACCGGTTTGCGGCAAGTGGCATTATTGGAAGGGTCGGTTGTGGCGGCCAGCGCCTGGGGGAAATGGAAGACCGCGATCCAGATTACAGCGATTATCGTTATTCTGCTGAATAATTTCCCATTCTTCTTCCTTCATTTCCGATTTGATCTGGTGGCTGCTTGGGCGGCGGCAATTATTACGGTGTATTCGGGGATTGATTATTTTATTAAGAATAAAGAAGTATTGAATTTTTCCAAATCATAATCGGTTGGCTGAAGAGCAATAGGGGATCCTATTGCTTTTTTGTCGACATGGGAGAGGTGCGCAGGGATATGAAAGCGGAAATTATCGCAGTAGGCACGGAGTTGCTCTTAGGACAGATTGTAAACACCAATGCGCAATACATCGCTCAAGAATGTGCTCATATGGGGTTAAGCGTACATTTTCAAACAGTCGTCGGCGACAATCCCGAGCGCATCCG
Protein-coding sequences here:
- the rimO gene encoding 30S ribosomal protein S12 methylthiotransferase RimO, with amino-acid sequence MTEKVKVVTLGCEKNLVDSEIMSGLIHERGYILVDDKEEATVIIVNTCGFIDAAKEESVNTILDMAELKETANLKALIVSGCLTQRYKKELMYEMPEIDGIVGTGDFDKIGQIVDEALRGRKPIYVGNPAFNYDQVLPRRVSTPRYTAYVKIAEGCDNACTFCSIPIMRGKFKSRSMESILAEVENLASQGVKEISLIAQDSTNYGTDLYDGFMLPVLMNKVSEVPGVEWVRLHYAYPGFFSEELMETIASNPKICKYIDMPLQHSEDAILKRMRRPGRQRDSRELIHNIRKSIPEVSLRTSLIVGFPGETDEEFNRLADFVKEMKFDRLGVFTYSQEEDTPASRLPNQVPDDVKEWRANTLMELQRQISKDNSGRFIGKELDVLVERYDGRNDIYIGRSQYDAPEIDGEVFITRCTKGIGEIARVRITHSYEFDLSGEGMA
- the pgsA gene encoding CDP-diacylglycerol--glycerol-3-phosphate 3-phosphatidyltransferase; the encoded protein is MNLANRITLVRIFLVPVMMFFLLVRIDVQPLTFQDFSITYNQIIATLIFIIAASTDGLDGYIARKRKIVTNLGKLLDPLADKLLVAAVLISLVEMDKLDAWIAIVIISREFAVTGLRQVALLEGSVVAASAWGKWKTAIQITAIIVILLNNFPFFFLHFRFDLVAAWAAAIITVYSGIDYFIKNKEVLNFSKS